One genomic segment of Flavobacteriaceae bacterium includes these proteins:
- a CDS encoding CRTAC1 family protein codes for MNHISKPFTYSTRVFFIVLTLIFTSCEKAKENNEKTEKNILFTALPASKTGIQFVNKVVNQKNFNIFKYRNFYNGGGVAIGDINNDGLADIYMTANMEANKLYLNKGDFTFEDISAAAGVEGNKPWSTGVNMVDINNDGLLDIYVSNAGNLKGDNHDNDLYINNGDLTFTEKAKEYNLAHTGFSTHAAFFDYDKDGDLDAYILNNSNIPVSSLKFAKQREQRAQNWKNVPDIFRGVGDMLLRNDSNTFTDVSEEAGIYGSLIGFGLGVMISDINQDGYPDIYVSNDFYERDYLYINNRDGTFREEIKNWTPHLSLSAMGIDMADINNDGLADIFITDMLPDGDQRVKSVMEFEGYDVFKLKQSRDFYQQYIQNTLQLNNGNGSFSEIAYYSGISATDWSWAGLLFDMDNDGYRDIYVTNGINHDLTDLDFVDFFANEIIQKMALTGKKEAIDSIINKMPVVPLPNYAYRNNKDLTFKNMAKQWGLGTPGMSNGAAYGDLDNDGDLDLVVNNVNMEAFVYRNNTSEKTGNHYIKLKFKGKEKNLFAVGTRVKLFSGSSITYQELVPFRGFQSSMEYTMTVGLGKANTIDSIHVIWSDDSFTRLQNVQANQTLQLSQSEATQKYVVPKKHPSQNTQLQKLENTKLIAHEENAYNDFNYEGLISHQLSQEGPALSIADINNDGHEDIFIGGSRGQPATIYYHKGSGRLQPYLPKAFEEDREFEDTAAAFFDADQDGDMDLMVGSGGNEVGNQPKMKNRLYLNDGKGGFSKSSVNIPSSADNVSVIAPNDFDEDGDMDLFIGSRSVVSHYGINPTHVFLENQGDGTFKNATERIAYHVKKAGMITDALWVDINQDRKKDLITVSDWGTPKIFVNRGGRRLSLLKSSLDSLHGWWKAIKEADLDNDGDIDFIMGNQGKNLHYIPEKGSPMKIWINDFDNNGTIEQIMTQTIDGKDYPLHQKKELVAQLLSLKKENLKASDYAKKTIQELFSKEIINNSEVKYVEVSESLVAINQGNGVFTTKELPVRTQLSCICDIVCIDVNKDGYLDLVMGGNDYEFKPQYSRLDAGYGDVLLNDGNHNFLWQDYDKSGFFIKNEVKHIKTFKDRSGKTFLFLAINNDIPKIFSVNE; via the coding sequence ATGAATCATATATCCAAACCATTTACATATAGTACTCGTGTCTTTTTCATTGTATTGACACTGATATTTACTTCATGTGAAAAAGCAAAGGAAAATAATGAAAAAACTGAAAAGAATATCCTTTTTACTGCCCTGCCTGCCTCTAAAACAGGTATTCAATTTGTAAATAAGGTAGTAAACCAAAAAAACTTCAATATTTTTAAATACAGAAATTTTTATAACGGAGGCGGTGTTGCCATAGGTGATATTAATAATGACGGGCTGGCCGATATATATATGACAGCAAATATGGAGGCTAATAAATTATATTTAAACAAAGGTGATTTTACGTTTGAAGATATTTCTGCTGCTGCCGGAGTAGAAGGAAACAAACCATGGTCTACCGGTGTTAATATGGTAGATATAAACAATGATGGCCTTTTAGATATATATGTAAGCAATGCCGGAAATTTAAAAGGAGATAATCATGATAATGACCTTTACATCAACAACGGCGACCTTACTTTTACTGAAAAAGCCAAAGAATACAATTTGGCTCATACCGGATTTTCAACTCATGCCGCTTTTTTTGATTATGACAAAGACGGCGACCTGGATGCTTATATATTAAATAACAGCAATATTCCGGTGAGTAGCCTTAAATTTGCCAAGCAAAGAGAACAAAGGGCACAAAACTGGAAAAATGTTCCGGATATCTTCAGAGGAGTGGGTGATATGCTATTGAGAAATGACAGCAATACATTTACAGATGTAAGTGAAGAAGCAGGGATCTATGGTAGTTTGATTGGATTTGGTTTAGGAGTCATGATCAGTGATATTAATCAGGATGGTTATCCCGATATTTATGTATCCAACGATTTTTACGAAAGAGATTATTTATATATTAACAACCGGGATGGAACCTTTAGAGAAGAAATAAAAAACTGGACCCCTCATCTTTCCCTGTCGGCAATGGGTATAGATATGGCAGATATCAATAATGATGGTCTGGCAGATATCTTTATTACGGACATGCTTCCCGACGGTGATCAAAGAGTCAAATCTGTCATGGAGTTTGAAGGATATGATGTTTTCAAACTAAAACAGAGCAGAGATTTTTACCAGCAATACATTCAAAATACTTTACAACTCAATAATGGAAACGGGAGTTTTTCCGAAATAGCTTATTATAGCGGTATTTCTGCCACCGACTGGAGTTGGGCAGGGCTTTTATTTGACATGGATAATGACGGCTATCGCGATATCTATGTCACGAATGGTATTAACCACGACCTTACTGATCTGGATTTTGTTGATTTTTTTGCCAATGAGATTATCCAGAAAATGGCCCTTACCGGAAAAAAAGAAGCCATCGATTCTATCATTAATAAAATGCCCGTAGTTCCGTTACCCAATTATGCTTATAGAAACAACAAAGATTTGACTTTTAAAAACATGGCCAAACAATGGGGTTTGGGTACACCCGGTATGTCTAACGGAGCTGCTTACGGAGATTTGGATAATGACGGAGATTTAGACCTCGTAGTAAACAATGTCAACATGGAAGCATTTGTCTATAGGAATAATACTTCAGAGAAGACAGGTAATCATTACATCAAACTCAAGTTCAAAGGAAAAGAGAAAAACCTGTTTGCAGTAGGTACCCGAGTAAAATTATTTTCCGGGAGCAGTATCACCTACCAGGAACTCGTTCCGTTCAGAGGCTTTCAATCATCTATGGAATATACTATGACTGTGGGATTAGGCAAAGCCAATACGATCGATTCCATACATGTTATCTGGTCGGATGACTCTTTTACTCGTTTGCAAAATGTACAGGCAAACCAAACTTTGCAACTTTCCCAGTCAGAAGCTACTCAAAAATATGTAGTGCCTAAAAAACACCCTTCACAAAACACCCAATTACAAAAACTGGAGAATACAAAACTCATAGCTCATGAAGAAAATGCTTATAATGATTTTAACTACGAAGGCCTTATCAGCCATCAATTATCACAAGAAGGGCCTGCTCTAAGTATTGCAGATATTAATAATGACGGACACGAAGATATTTTTATCGGTGGGTCTAGAGGGCAACCGGCTACCATCTATTATCATAAAGGGTCAGGGAGATTACAACCTTACCTACCCAAAGCTTTTGAGGAAGACCGTGAATTTGAAGATACTGCCGCTGCTTTTTTTGATGCGGATCAGGACGGTGATATGGACCTTATGGTCGGGTCGGGGGGTAACGAAGTCGGCAATCAACCCAAAATGAAAAATCGACTTTACTTGAACGATGGTAAAGGCGGGTTTTCAAAATCGTCGGTCAATATTCCTTCTTCTGCAGATAATGTTTCCGTCATTGCTCCAAATGATTTTGATGAAGACGGCGATATGGATCTTTTTATAGGTTCCAGAAGCGTGGTAAGCCACTATGGTATCAACCCTACACATGTATTCCTGGAAAATCAAGGAGATGGAACCTTTAAAAATGCTACGGAACGCATTGCATATCACGTAAAAAAAGCCGGTATGATTACAGATGCGTTATGGGTGGATATCAATCAGGATCGCAAAAAAGACCTGATCACGGTTTCCGACTGGGGAACACCTAAAATATTTGTCAACCGAGGAGGCAGACGGCTTTCTTTATTAAAATCGTCTTTAGACAGCTTGCACGGATGGTGGAAAGCCATAAAAGAAGCCGATTTGGACAATGACGGAGATATCGATTTTATCATGGGAAATCAAGGTAAAAATCTGCATTACATCCCTGAAAAAGGCAGTCCCATGAAAATCTGGATCAACGATTTTGACAATAACGGAACCATTGAGCAAATCATGACTCAGACAATTGATGGTAAAGATTATCCTCTCCATCAGAAAAAAGAACTGGTAGCTCAGTTATTATCCTTAAAAAAAGAAAATTTAAAAGCTTCCGATTACGCGAAAAAAACCATTCAGGAACTTTTTTCAAAAGAAATCATAAACAATTCGGAAGTAAAATATGTAGAAGTTTCCGAATCTTTGGTAGCTATTAACCAGGGAAACGGAGTGTTTACAACCAAAGAGTTACCGGTAAGAACGCAATTATCCTGTATCTGCGACATCGTATGTATAGATGTAAATAAAGATGGTTATCTCGATCTTGTAATGGGTGGTAACGATTACGAGTTTAAACCGCAATATTCGAGACTGGATGCCGGATACGGAGATGTTTTACTCAACGACGGAAACCATAACTTTTTGTGGCAGGACTATGATAAAAGCGGTTTCTTTATCAAAAATGAAGTAAAACATATCAAAACATTTAAAGATCGTTCGGGAAAAACCTTTTTATTTTTAGCAATAAATAATGATATTCCAAAAATATTTTCAGTTAATGAATAA
- a CDS encoding transposase has product MKTNEIIGIDVSKLLIDVCIYSKQIVQQFENSKSGFKLMLKWSFKNSSFSKEETMFVFEHTGMYSHLLSVSLTEQKLSFFIASGLEIKRSIGIARGKDDQIDAKRIALYGYRLKEELKPSKLPKRSILQLKSLLSLRTKLNKQRAGFKVTLKEQKRIYKAKEYKIIFDVQQKMIAELTKQIHKINTQMQAIIDQNIMLKETYKLVTSVKGIGMQTAIMMIVFTDNFSKFENWRKFASYCGVAPFPYQSGTSIKGRTKVSHLANKKLKAIINMCAISAIQHNPEMKLYYHKRIKQGKSKMSTVNIIRNKLIARVFAVVKRQTPYVDTFKFAA; this is encoded by the coding sequence ATGAAAACAAATGAAATTATCGGAATCGATGTCAGTAAATTATTAATTGATGTTTGTATCTATTCTAAACAAATTGTTCAACAGTTTGAGAACAGTAAATCTGGATTTAAATTAATGCTAAAGTGGAGTTTTAAAAATTCGTCTTTCTCTAAAGAAGAAACCATGTTTGTATTTGAACATACAGGAATGTACTCTCATTTATTATCTGTGTCTTTAACTGAACAAAAATTATCTTTTTTCATAGCTTCTGGTTTAGAAATTAAAAGATCTATTGGTATTGCTCGTGGAAAGGATGACCAAATTGATGCCAAACGCATTGCTCTATATGGGTATCGATTAAAAGAAGAACTTAAACCCAGTAAGCTACCTAAAAGAAGTATATTACAACTAAAAAGTCTCTTATCTTTAAGGACAAAACTTAACAAACAAAGAGCTGGTTTTAAAGTTACTTTGAAAGAACAAAAAAGAATTTATAAAGCAAAAGAGTATAAAATAATCTTTGACGTTCAACAAAAAATGATTGCAGAACTAACCAAACAAATACACAAGATTAATACTCAAATGCAAGCTATTATTGACCAAAATATAATGTTAAAAGAAACCTATAAACTTGTTACTAGTGTTAAAGGTATAGGAATGCAAACTGCTATAATGATGATTGTGTTTACTGACAATTTTTCAAAATTTGAAAACTGGAGAAAGTTTGCCTCTTATTGTGGTGTTGCTCCTTTTCCTTACCAATCTGGAACTAGTATTAAAGGACGTACAAAAGTCTCTCATTTGGCTAATAAAAAATTGAAAGCAATTATTAATATGTGCGCTATTTCTGCTATACAACATAACCCAGAAATGAAATTATACTATCATAAAAGAATAAAACAAGGCAAAAGTAAAATGAGTACCGTTAACATTATTAGAAACAAATTAATAGCAAGAGTGTTTGCCGTTGTCAAACGACAAACACCCTATGTAGATACTTTTAAATTTGCTGCATAA
- a CDS encoding RagB/SusD family nutrient uptake outer membrane protein — MKKFNSIKKLHSFFLYSISVALLFSCTDLEIKETDSRLSSGFTGVADVNAALDNAYNSLNGKIGDQANLFALSEVTTDAALIPTRGTDWGDNGIWRQLHQHNWTSQHQYILNVWNQWNETQLQGSQILDSRSNANAQQMGHASFLRALGMFIILDNFGQVPFRDTTAPSSQNPQVLTGSAAVDFIVSDLESAITNLSAEVPGAGNSRANKAAARYLLAKVLLNKHVYTGAAVNTTDMNRVISLVNEIASEGYALVSGYFDIFREQLDNETIWFIPTSVGNRIWNGLHYNSAPEITGGGWNGFSTLAEFYDLFEGDPNSNVQGGSQEERRGFVPNAGLPLASVPGGTDSNSDGFADGSNIGFGFLIGQQYNYDGTPLTDRPGAPLVFTREFLDNSGNASLINNNERTGIRVMKYNPRYGGFANHEIFFRFSDAHLMKAEATMRSGGDATAMVNQLRTLRGASSLASVTEQDLLNERGRELYAEFWRRNDMIRFGQYTKNWEFKDPAAVGDTNKNVFPIPDSQLILNPNLTQNPGY, encoded by the coding sequence ATGAAAAAATTTAATTCAATAAAAAAACTACATAGTTTTTTTCTTTACTCAATTTCAGTTGCTTTGCTATTTTCTTGCACTGATCTGGAAATTAAAGAAACCGATTCAAGATTATCAAGTGGCTTTACCGGAGTTGCGGATGTAAATGCTGCTCTTGATAATGCTTATAATAGTTTAAATGGTAAAATAGGAGATCAAGCCAATCTTTTTGCTTTGAGCGAGGTAACTACGGATGCTGCTTTAATCCCTACCAGAGGTACTGACTGGGGAGATAATGGTATCTGGAGACAATTACATCAACACAACTGGACATCTCAACACCAGTATATTTTAAATGTCTGGAATCAATGGAACGAAACCCAACTACAAGGTTCACAAATTCTTGATTCGAGAAGTAATGCCAATGCACAACAAATGGGCCACGCATCTTTTTTAAGAGCTCTAGGAATGTTTATTATTTTAGATAATTTCGGACAGGTTCCGTTTAGAGATACTACAGCTCCTTCTTCTCAGAATCCCCAGGTACTTACAGGAAGTGCCGCTGTTGATTTTATTGTCAGTGATTTAGAGAGTGCTATCACCAACCTATCTGCAGAAGTTCCGGGAGCGGGAAATTCCAGAGCTAATAAAGCAGCAGCCAGGTATTTGTTAGCTAAAGTTTTATTGAACAAACACGTTTATACAGGTGCTGCTGTAAATACTACGGATATGAACCGTGTAATTTCGCTTGTCAATGAAATTGCTTCGGAAGGATATGCGTTAGTAAGCGGATATTTTGATATATTCAGAGAGCAGTTAGATAATGAAACTATATGGTTTATTCCGACATCTGTAGGGAATAGAATCTGGAATGGTCTTCATTATAACAGTGCTCCGGAAATTACAGGAGGAGGCTGGAATGGTTTCTCTACTTTAGCAGAATTCTACGACTTATTTGAAGGAGATCCTAACTCTAATGTTCAGGGTGGCTCACAAGAAGAACGTAGAGGGTTTGTGCCAAATGCCGGATTGCCTTTAGCAAGTGTTCCCGGTGGTACCGACTCTAACAGCGACGGTTTTGCCGATGGTTCTAATATAGGTTTCGGGTTTCTTATAGGGCAACAATATAATTATGACGGAACTCCTTTAACTGACCGACCCGGAGCTCCATTAGTTTTCACCAGAGAGTTTTTAGACAATAGCGGAAATGCAAGCCTGATTAATAATAATGAAAGAACAGGTATTAGAGTCATGAAATACAATCCAAGATATGGCGGATTTGCAAATCACGAAATTTTCTTTAGATTTTCCGATGCTCATTTGATGAAAGCGGAAGCAACTATGCGTTCAGGTGGAGATGCAACCGCTATGGTAAATCAATTAAGAACACTAAGAGGCGCCTCTTCTCTGGCTTCGGTTACAGAGCAAGATTTACTCAACGAAAGAGGACGTGAATTATATGCCGAGTTCTGGAGAAGAAATGATATGATACGTTTTGGGCAATATACCAAAAACTGGGAGTTTAAAGACCCTGCAGCAGTAGGTGATACCAATAAAAATGTATTCCCGATTCCGGATAGCCAACTAATATTGAATCCAAATTTAACTCAAAATCCCGGATACTAA
- a CDS encoding SusC/RagA family TonB-linked outer membrane protein, with product MKSNLRKSFLLPILILIGSIAYGQTTVKGTVSDSSGPLPGVTVQVKGTSTGTQTDLDGNYTITVQSSDAVLVFSYLGYTTQEVPVGGQTIIDVTLAEDSTQLDEIVVIGYGKTTIKDATGSVSSVTSESFNKGIVASPEQLIQGKTAGVQITQATGEPGAGIAFRIRGSNSIRSNNNPLFVVDGIPLSGGGTPAPGDIAFGGGNAKNPLNFINPNDIESINILKDASATAIYGSRGANGVVIIVTKSGKGSRQGKFELNSTFSVSEARETYDLLNGPQYLAAITQFGGDSAALNFGSNTDWQDVISRRALSVTNDFSYSRSYRKGNVRATFSYGNQEGIIENSGQERITGRINAQHLFFKDKLTLNLQASISRVNDDAAPISSTAGFNGDLIGAAYLANPTWPDDPTFDAGGGALNPANLLNSYQSRSNAERYLINFSAGYKIIDELSTKVNLGYDKFDASATSVFNANVNGINRVSGNGQGSYNVLETESKLLEWTANYVKEFGVLKLDAVAGYSYQDFQNSGFNSQGWGFGSTDLNQIATNLRQARSTIASSITGSFQSFGFHSGGSFITRLFPTITNTETLSVASANGVSSFWSDTFDTTDELQSFFARANLTFKEKYLLTATVRADGSSRFGSNNRYGFFPSGAFAWKLDQEDFIGDTFSTLKLRVGAGIVGNQDGLGHGNFALRQRFVQPGINDDGSINTPGLGFAGNDNPDLKWESTLDLNFGFDFGFDNDRFSGSIDIYRKETRDLLFFSGAAAPALPPFFVFQNLSDGKVINQGVELGLNYDFLNTEDSSFSTSFNISYNHNEITGTNRVADIGPIRGAGLTNAFAQRIAAGQSLFSFYMAEFTGLVNGLPTYADVNGDGVGDPALDKKFVGKDALPDFNAGLSLTYSYKNFDVSASLASQFGGFYVYNATANAFFTSGSITTSRNVIQSVVTSGENPGTSAEVSTRYLEKGDFIRLQSLSVGYNLPLKEKTYLKSVRLTLTGQNLFLITGYKGLDPEVTTNTGDFGDGIPSAGIDYAAYPRPRIISGGINITF from the coding sequence ATGAAAAGTAATTTACGTAAAAGTTTTTTATTGCCCATTCTTATACTCATTGGAAGTATAGCTTATGGTCAAACAACTGTAAAAGGTACTGTTTCTGATAGTTCGGGGCCCTTGCCTGGAGTTACCGTACAAGTTAAAGGTACTTCTACAGGGACTCAAACAGATTTGGATGGTAATTATACCATCACGGTCCAATCTTCAGATGCTGTGCTTGTTTTTAGCTATCTGGGATACACAACACAAGAAGTTCCTGTCGGCGGGCAAACAATAATAGATGTAACGCTGGCTGAAGATTCGACCCAATTAGATGAGATAGTAGTCATAGGATATGGTAAAACTACTATCAAAGACGCAACAGGATCGGTAAGTTCTGTTACCTCTGAAAGTTTTAACAAAGGTATTGTTGCTTCTCCCGAACAGTTGATTCAGGGAAAAACTGCCGGAGTTCAGATTACGCAAGCAACCGGTGAACCTGGTGCAGGAATCGCATTTAGAATCAGAGGTTCCAATTCAATCCGATCTAATAATAACCCGTTATTTGTAGTAGACGGCATTCCTTTATCAGGTGGAGGGACACCTGCTCCCGGAGATATTGCTTTTGGAGGAGGTAATGCAAAAAACCCGTTAAACTTCATCAACCCAAATGATATAGAAAGTATCAACATCCTTAAAGATGCTTCTGCTACGGCTATTTATGGATCCAGAGGAGCAAATGGAGTAGTTATTATCGTAACAAAAAGCGGGAAAGGTAGCAGACAGGGAAAGTTTGAACTTAATTCTACTTTTAGTGTTTCAGAAGCCAGAGAAACTTATGATCTTTTAAACGGCCCACAATATTTGGCTGCTATTACCCAATTTGGAGGAGATAGCGCTGCTCTAAATTTCGGAAGTAATACCGATTGGCAGGATGTTATAAGCAGAAGAGCTCTTTCCGTAACAAACGATTTTAGCTATTCCAGAAGTTACAGGAAAGGAAATGTAAGAGCTACATTTAGTTATGGAAATCAGGAAGGGATAATAGAAAACTCAGGCCAAGAGCGTATTACAGGTAGAATCAATGCGCAACACCTGTTTTTTAAAGACAAGTTGACACTGAATTTACAAGCCAGTATTTCAAGAGTAAATGATGATGCGGCACCTATCAGTTCTACAGCTGGATTCAACGGTGATTTAATCGGAGCTGCATATCTTGCTAACCCTACATGGCCCGATGACCCTACTTTTGATGCAGGTGGAGGTGCATTAAACCCTGCTAACTTGTTAAATAGTTATCAAAGTAGGTCAAATGCAGAAAGGTACTTAATCAATTTCTCAGCCGGTTATAAGATCATTGATGAACTTAGTACCAAAGTAAATTTGGGATATGATAAATTTGATGCTTCCGCTACCAGTGTGTTTAATGCAAATGTGAACGGAATTAACAGAGTTTCCGGTAATGGTCAGGGCTCTTACAATGTATTGGAAACCGAAAGTAAACTTCTGGAGTGGACAGCTAACTATGTAAAAGAGTTTGGAGTTCTAAAATTAGACGCCGTTGCCGGATATTCTTATCAGGATTTCCAAAACTCCGGTTTTAACTCTCAAGGATGGGGATTTGGTTCTACAGATCTGAATCAGATTGCAACAAACCTAAGACAAGCTCGTTCAACTATAGCTAGTTCTATTACGGGTAGCTTTCAGAGTTTCGGGTTCCATAGCGGAGGATCATTTATCACAAGACTGTTCCCTACTATTACCAATACGGAAACACTTTCAGTTGCAAGTGCAAATGGTGTAAGTTCTTTCTGGAGCGATACTTTTGATACTACTGATGAGTTACAATCGTTCTTTGCCAGAGCAAATCTTACGTTTAAAGAAAAATATTTGCTTACTGCAACTGTAAGAGCTGACGGTTCCTCCAGATTTGGTTCGAACAACCGATATGGGTTCTTCCCTTCAGGCGCATTTGCGTGGAAATTGGATCAGGAAGACTTTATAGGAGATACTTTTTCTACTCTAAAACTACGAGTGGGAGCTGGTATTGTAGGTAATCAGGATGGATTAGGCCACGGTAATTTTGCTTTAAGACAGCGTTTTGTGCAACCCGGAATTAATGATGACGGAAGTATCAATACTCCGGGCTTAGGTTTCGCGGGAAATGACAACCCTGATTTAAAATGGGAATCTACTCTGGATTTAAATTTTGGTTTTGATTTTGGTTTTGATAATGACAGATTTAGTGGAAGTATTGACATTTATAGAAAAGAGACCAGAGATCTTTTGTTCTTTTCAGGGGCTGCAGCACCGGCATTACCTCCGTTTTTCGTGTTCCAGAACTTATCGGATGGCAAAGTAATCAATCAAGGGGTTGAATTAGGGTTGAATTATGATTTCCTTAATACCGAAGATTCTTCATTTTCAACATCATTTAATATCTCATACAATCACAATGAAATTACCGGTACAAATAGAGTCGCCGATATTGGCCCCATTAGAGGTGCCGGCCTTACGAATGCTTTTGCACAAAGAATAGCAGCAGGTCAATCATTATTTTCATTTTATATGGCAGAGTTTACAGGTTTGGTTAACGGATTGCCAACCTATGCTGATGTAAACGGAGATGGTGTAGGAGATCCTGCTTTAGACAAAAAATTTGTGGGAAAAGATGCTTTACCCGACTTTAATGCGGGACTGTCTCTGACTTACAGCTATAAGAACTTTGATGTGAGTGCAAGTTTAGCCAGTCAGTTTGGAGGTTTTTATGTATATAATGCTACGGCTAATGCCTTCTTTACTTCCGGTTCTATTACCACTTCAAGAAATGTAATACAATCTGTTGTAACCAGTGGTGAGAACCCCGGTACTTCGGCAGAAGTTTCAACCAGATATCTGGAAAAAGGAGATTTTATCAGATTACAATCTCTTTCTGTTGGATATAACCTTCCTTTGAAAGAAAAAACGTATTTAAAATCAGTAAGATTGACCCTGACAGGGCAGAATTTATTCTTAATTACCGGTTATAAAGGCTTAGATCCGGAAGTAACTACGAATACAGGCGATTTTGGAGATGGAATCCCTTCTGCAGGAATCGATTATGCTGCTTATCCAAGGCCTAGAATTATTTCCGGTGGAATTAATATAACTTTTTAA
- a CDS encoding substrate-binding domain-containing protein: MTLKKIADKLGLSIGTVSKALKDYPDISENTKKRVLTLAEELHYRPNSFAQSLRNNESKVVGLIIPEITHDFFAKVIHGVVDAAKENGYVIILLQSDDFYENEKEQLDLLLDKNVDGILISLSNTTTNVNHIKEVIDRGIPVVLYDKIFKLLDCSKVIVNDRKAAYNATSHLIRGGCKKIAHIRGNLDPQTTIDRFLGYKAAIEDSDLEYDESLVYTIDGLSFENGYQVAEQMMKDHKDIDGVFAFTDIIAAGVLMRLKELQIAIPSQVSIVGFSNWFLTNVTTPKLTTVDQPGYEMGRKAFELLLKEMKAKKEMISHTKEIVELSTNLIIRDSTKVV, translated from the coding sequence ATGACTCTAAAAAAAATAGCAGATAAGTTGGGGCTCTCCATAGGAACCGTTTCTAAAGCTTTAAAAGATTACCCTGATATTAGTGAGAATACAAAAAAAAGAGTATTGACTCTTGCCGAAGAATTGCATTACAGGCCCAACTCTTTTGCACAGAGTTTACGAAATAATGAATCTAAAGTTGTCGGGCTTATAATTCCGGAGATTACTCATGATTTTTTTGCAAAAGTGATTCACGGAGTTGTAGATGCTGCCAAAGAAAATGGATATGTGATTATTCTTCTTCAATCTGATGATTTTTATGAAAATGAAAAAGAACAGCTCGATTTGCTTTTAGACAAAAATGTAGATGGGATATTAATTTCCCTTTCCAATACTACTACTAACGTAAATCATATAAAAGAAGTCATTGACAGAGGAATTCCGGTGGTTCTATACGATAAGATATTTAAATTGTTAGATTGTTCAAAAGTGATTGTTAATGACAGGAAAGCAGCATACAACGCAACATCACATTTAATTAGGGGAGGATGTAAAAAAATAGCTCATATCAGAGGTAATTTAGATCCTCAAACTACTATTGATCGTTTTTTGGGGTATAAAGCAGCTATTGAAGATAGCGATCTTGAATATGACGAATCACTTGTGTATACAATTGATGGTTTATCTTTTGAAAACGGATATCAAGTAGCCGAACAGATGATGAAAGACCACAAAGACATTGATGGTGTTTTTGCGTTTACGGATATTATTGCTGCCGGAGTATTGATGAGATTAAAAGAATTGCAGATTGCCATACCTTCACAAGTGTCCATTGTTGGTTTTAGTAATTGGTTTCTAACAAATGTAACAACTCCGAAACTAACAACAGTTGACCAGCCGGGCTATGAAATGGGTCGAAAGGCATTTGAATTGTTGCTCAAAGAAATGAAAGCTAAAAAAGAAATGATTTCACATACAAAAGAAATTGTTGAACTGTCCACAAATCTCATTATAAGAGATTCCACCAAAGTAGTTTAA